From Paraburkholderia flava, a single genomic window includes:
- a CDS encoding LysR family transcriptional regulator has protein sequence MDKLSAMQAFVRVVDSGTFTRAADLMSTPKSTVTRLVQELEKELGVRLLHRTSRQLTLTQEGQVYYEGSIRILDEVGSLDGSVLSATRSPKGKIKIELPSSLAQHVVLPAMPDFFARYPDVQVDMNVGNRPVDLIAENLDCVLRLGPLLNDSLIARPAGTLKLVTCAAPAYLFRQGTPQGPSDLGQGHTIVRMTSPRTGRDFVFPLTKDETVIDIHGAHQITVNDSGAALAAGIAGLGVLTTYEFLVNPHLQSGGLQRLFPEWRGAEIPVHVAYPANRHIAAKVRVFVDWAIELLRNI, from the coding sequence ATGGATAAATTGTCTGCGATGCAAGCATTCGTTCGAGTTGTCGATTCTGGGACATTTACCCGGGCGGCTGATCTGATGAGTACGCCGAAATCAACTGTGACACGACTGGTCCAGGAACTAGAGAAAGAATTGGGCGTGCGGCTTCTGCATCGGACCAGCAGACAACTCACCCTGACCCAGGAAGGCCAGGTCTATTACGAAGGCTCGATACGCATACTCGACGAAGTCGGCTCGTTAGACGGCAGCGTCCTCAGTGCGACTCGCTCTCCAAAAGGCAAAATCAAGATCGAGCTGCCCAGTTCGCTGGCCCAGCACGTAGTTTTACCGGCGATGCCTGATTTCTTCGCGCGCTACCCGGATGTACAGGTCGACATGAATGTAGGAAATCGACCGGTGGATCTCATTGCCGAAAATCTCGACTGCGTGCTGCGGCTCGGACCGTTGCTCAACGATTCACTGATCGCGAGGCCCGCAGGTACGCTGAAGCTTGTGACTTGTGCGGCGCCGGCATATCTTTTCCGACAGGGCACACCACAAGGTCCGTCCGACCTGGGTCAGGGACATACGATCGTGCGGATGACATCACCGCGCACGGGTCGTGACTTTGTGTTTCCGCTCACAAAGGACGAGACTGTGATTGACATACACGGTGCCCACCAGATCACAGTCAACGATTCTGGCGCCGCGCTCGCCGCGGGTATTGCTGGTCTCGGGGTGCTCACAACGTATGAGTTCCTGGTGAATCCCCATCTGCAATCCGGCGGTCTGCAACGGCTTTTCCCGGAATGGCGAGGCGCCGAAATTCCTGTCCATGTTGCTTATCCGGCCAACCGACATATCGCGGCGAAGGTTCGGGTATTTGTCGATTGGGCGATTGAGCTTCTGCGCAACATTTGA
- a CDS encoding M20 aminoacylase family protein: MSTRAWDEGDTDVRRQKEGLAIDEVIAIRRKLHSAPELSFSEFCTGALVAELLRSWGVETHVDVGGTGVVGVLSSGSGRRSIGLRADMDALPVEELNVFEHRSQHNGVMHACGHDGHTAMLLGAARYLAKHRQFDGQVVFIFQPAEEGGYAGARAMIEDGLFERFHVDEVYGIHNWPGMPAGKFGVRVGPMMASLTNFEIEVTGKGCHAAMPHSGRDALLAANHMVAALQTVITRSKDPVDTAVLSVTQFHAGDAMNVIPDSATFAGTIRCFSEPALDQMETEFNRIVNGVALSFDCSVKVVIKRLYPATTNHYAPTQRAIEAMRKIVEACNVDESVAPTMGAEDFAHMLLEKPGCYAFLGNDRTAESATTKHANASLHSPHYDFNDGIVEIGVRYWIKLVDSFFHTFPAGNFMR; this comes from the coding sequence ATGAGCACTAGAGCATGGGATGAGGGCGATACGGATGTGCGCCGCCAGAAAGAAGGTCTCGCGATCGATGAAGTTATAGCTATTCGCCGGAAACTGCATTCGGCCCCTGAGTTAAGTTTCAGCGAATTTTGCACTGGAGCTCTGGTTGCCGAACTACTCCGGTCATGGGGTGTCGAGACACACGTGGATGTAGGGGGCACAGGTGTAGTCGGTGTACTCTCGTCTGGAAGCGGACGCCGATCTATCGGCCTTCGTGCGGATATGGATGCACTACCTGTCGAAGAACTCAATGTTTTCGAGCATCGTTCGCAGCATAACGGTGTCATGCATGCGTGCGGTCACGATGGTCACACTGCCATGCTTCTTGGGGCAGCTCGCTACCTTGCAAAGCATCGGCAGTTCGATGGGCAAGTGGTGTTCATTTTTCAGCCCGCCGAAGAAGGCGGATATGCCGGTGCACGTGCGATGATCGAGGACGGCCTCTTTGAGCGCTTTCACGTGGACGAAGTCTACGGCATACACAACTGGCCCGGAATGCCAGCCGGAAAATTCGGTGTTCGGGTCGGTCCGATGATGGCGTCTTTGACCAATTTCGAGATTGAGGTGACGGGCAAGGGATGTCATGCCGCGATGCCGCACAGTGGTCGCGATGCCCTACTGGCAGCAAATCACATGGTCGCTGCACTCCAGACCGTAATTACGCGATCGAAAGATCCCGTTGATACTGCTGTATTGTCCGTGACGCAATTTCATGCGGGAGACGCAATGAACGTTATCCCAGATAGCGCCACCTTTGCCGGGACTATCCGTTGCTTCTCCGAACCAGCACTTGACCAGATGGAAACGGAGTTCAACCGAATCGTAAACGGCGTTGCGCTTTCATTTGACTGCTCCGTGAAAGTGGTCATTAAGCGACTGTATCCTGCGACGACGAATCATTACGCGCCCACTCAACGAGCAATCGAGGCAATGCGTAAGATCGTTGAAGCCTGCAATGTCGACGAATCAGTTGCTCCCACGATGGGCGCTGAAGACTTTGCTCATATGCTTTTAGAAAAGCCCGGATGTTACGCATTCCTAGGCAACGACCGTACAGCGGAGTCTGCAACAACAAAGCACGCAAACGCCTCGTTGCATTCGCCGCATTACGACTTCAACGATGGCATCGTCGAGATCGGGGTTCGCTACTGGATTAAATTGGTTGACTCGTTTTTCCACACGTTTCCAGCAGGTAATTTTATGCGGTGA
- a CDS encoding MFS transporter, with amino-acid sequence MKSAESAVETMPHVQSALENVSGELFVGNGLQLSRQAKRVIVVSTIGNALEWFDFLVYGFFASIIARQFFPPGNPAAAMLATWATFGVGFLTRPLGGIIIGAISDRAGRKAALSLTILLMAVGLICIALAPTYAQIGVGAPLLMLVGRFFQGFSAGGEIGCATAYLVEYAPSQRRGYVGSFQMVSQASAGVLGSLIGVALTHWLSPEQLAAFGWRVPFLFGLSIVPVGFYLRRSLEESPIFSSASDKGTLARNPVSTVMANEWSTILVASGLTIFPTIGMYIFLIYMPTHATRILHMNLQDGLVSSVCGSLCYAFASPFMGMLSDKVGRRAPMFVALIFGCLAAYPIYANLNAHPTLVTLVLSQCLMMLCLALYMGGYPAYVSELMPTNVRSTGIAISYNLAVMVFGGFAPALVQWLTQALNDPLAICYYVIFGCLVSTVALFLAGRLRPVANGGLT; translated from the coding sequence ATGAAATCTGCCGAAAGCGCAGTCGAAACAATGCCGCACGTTCAAAGTGCGCTTGAAAATGTTAGCGGTGAGTTATTCGTCGGAAATGGACTCCAGCTTAGCCGACAGGCGAAACGAGTCATCGTGGTATCGACGATCGGCAATGCGCTCGAGTGGTTTGACTTTCTCGTTTACGGCTTCTTCGCATCGATCATCGCCAGGCAGTTTTTCCCCCCTGGCAATCCCGCTGCTGCGATGCTCGCAACTTGGGCGACTTTCGGTGTCGGCTTTCTTACTCGACCACTGGGCGGAATCATAATTGGGGCGATCAGCGATCGCGCGGGGCGCAAGGCAGCCCTGTCATTGACGATTTTGCTGATGGCGGTTGGGCTCATTTGCATCGCACTCGCGCCAACCTATGCCCAAATCGGAGTGGGCGCCCCCCTACTAATGCTGGTTGGTCGCTTTTTTCAGGGCTTTTCCGCAGGCGGCGAAATCGGTTGTGCAACGGCGTACCTCGTCGAGTATGCGCCTTCCCAACGGCGCGGCTATGTCGGCAGCTTCCAGATGGTGTCCCAAGCGAGCGCGGGCGTGCTGGGCTCGCTAATCGGTGTTGCATTGACACATTGGTTGTCGCCGGAGCAACTCGCTGCATTTGGCTGGCGCGTTCCATTTCTTTTTGGACTTTCTATCGTGCCGGTCGGCTTCTACCTGCGCAGATCGCTTGAGGAATCTCCCATCTTTTCCTCAGCGTCGGATAAGGGAACGCTCGCTCGAAATCCGGTATCGACGGTGATGGCCAACGAATGGTCTACGATCCTCGTTGCGTCAGGTTTGACGATCTTCCCCACCATCGGAATGTACATCTTCCTGATCTATATGCCGACGCACGCCACCCGTATCCTCCACATGAATTTGCAGGATGGCCTCGTCAGTTCGGTATGCGGCTCACTTTGCTACGCCTTCGCCAGCCCTTTTATGGGCATGCTCTCGGACAAGGTCGGCCGCCGCGCTCCGATGTTCGTTGCTCTCATCTTCGGTTGCCTTGCAGCCTACCCGATCTACGCCAATCTCAATGCTCACCCGACGCTCGTCACGCTCGTGCTTTCCCAGTGTTTGATGATGCTGTGCCTGGCGCTCTATATGGGCGGTTACCCGGCATATGTTTCGGAGCTGATGCCGACCAATGTTCGATCGACTGGAATTGCAATTTCGTACAACCTCGCCGTGATGGTCTTCGGTGGATTTGCACCTGCACTGGTTCAGTGGCTGACGCAGGCATTGAACGACCCGCTCGCGATCTGTTACTACGTCATATTCGGATGCCTGGTCTCGACAGTTGCGCTCTTCCTCGCCGGTCGGCTTCGCCCCGTTGCCAACGGAGGTCTGACATGA